The genomic DNA GGTATCTgaaagagtcaggaagggggaaaaacTAAGGGGGGGAGGTCAGGGGCCAGGGGAAGGAGAGACAAGGATGGGGGGCAAGGTGTTCAAAGGGGGAAGATGTCCAGAGAGGTTAAGTTTCAAGCGAGGAAGGAATCCGGAAGGGGGAAATGTCCAGGTAAACGTGCAAAGGAGGGAGAGTTCcaatgagtccatgactgcctccttggGAGCGAACTGAGATTGGGCATGGTATGAGGGGatagtgagaatgactgagggcagagtgaggcggtagggtgggagggtgagagttggacGATAGTGGGAGAAGGGGCAGCGAGGGTGATTGCTGGGGACTCAGAGGATGATACAGACCATGGGGGTGGGCAGAAAAaggttggggaggttaatgtggatgggtgggatttttaggatggtagggaacgtgcacgtttGCCTTGACACCCCCAAAGGAAAAGGATTGCAACTGGTAAGTCatggagggagggtggaaggtgatgccggggggtatcaacagtgatgggggaaaggaaatgagtttctgtggggaggggaaaggatgggggagagaAGGAAAAACTGTAACACTACCAACGCTGTCTAAATCAAAATTGGGATGAGAGTCATGTTGGGCGAGATCAggtactgcatgggagtgtgatcaatgggtggacggagatacaggtcagctcaggtagacaactgaaagtgaaccccagcaggcagcattgaaaatcctCAGGACATTGAAGTGATTGTGATAAGAGAAGGACctgcatgcatgggagagtgcttgcatgaggctccgcaAGACCCTGATGATCACacgcgcgcacagacacacacctccctccagaatcacttgtggtccggCTGCTTGCAGCTGAGCTGCAGCCCACCCGCCAGGCCACTCCCTCCCCAGTTTAACGACGGATCCCTCGAGCACTTTTTGGAttcagtggaggcccgccgtgagcATACgtaggtaagcgctgtgatgggtcttccaggctctTTCTAGCTCGTCAATGGAGGAGGAATACTCTTGGCTGGAGGAATGTTTGCGTGATGAACTGCAACATGGATGGGTTGACGACAtgaactccagaggatatgagcctgatggagatgtaagcgtgtattttttttaattctttcatgagatgtgggtgttgctggccaggccagtatttattgcccatccctaattgcccttgtttagagtcaaccacaatgccttgggtctggagtcatatgtaggccagatcaggtaaggacagcagattttcttctctaaaggacattaagtGACAATTAATAATGGTTTggtggtcatcatcaaacttttaattgcaggtttttattgtattcaaatttcaccatctgccattgtgggattcgaaccagggtcctcagagcattacgctggtctctggaataccagcccagtgacaatacaactatGCCACGTCTTCCCTGGACAgtgagtggtgttgtcccttgaggtgtgagatccctgtggatgtgtgatgggtttgtgagtgtgggagttgagagtgatgagaagagtgacttaccctggcagaacagatgagaccattcatcatgttgcagcactgggtggctgtcctcttttgcagagcattggcgctgaccaccactaccaccacctcccatgttggattagtgatgttgctgtacCCTCCAGTGGCCAGGGCAGGGGTAGggaacatcacggcgggcctccactgagTCCAAAAAGTGCTCGAGGGATCCGTCGTTAAACTGGGGAGGGGGTGGCCTGGCgggtgggctgcagtcttcttgccttttgaagccatgtcttccatgcagcagtcctgggctggaaggactgagaggtgtgcacacagctgcattttttttattatggcgcccagcgtgaggaaGTGACAAGGCGATGGTGATGGCAGGTGAATGAaaatgtgtttcccgggaatgcataattaaatgtggcaggattgggatgatacaatgTATGAACGCCATTGCGTCCAGCGGGTAAAATAGTGTTTTTCCTgaccgctactgcacttagagcaaacctgggacgattccgccctatgtATCCTAAACTGTACTATTtatcattttaaattttttttcttaagacgtgggcatcattggcaagagcagcatttattgcctatctctagcTGCCTTAACTATGTGGTGGTGATAgtgctttgatacaactgagtggcttactaggtcatttcagagaacGGTTACAAGTCAATCATGTTGGTGTGGGATTGCAGTCACTGTAAATCAGACCAAATAAAAATGGCAAATTACCATCCCCTAAGGAGAATAGTAAACTAGTTGTTATTTTTAATGAGAATTCAACACCTTCCTTGTCACTTTTATCAATACCAGCATTTGTCAGATTTTTCAAAATCTAGTTAAATTCTAAAATTGCCATGGTAGAATTTTAATTTCTGTTCTCCAGATTACTAATCCACTAACATAAACTACTATGCTATGGTATTACATAATTTTTTAAATCGCAGCTGGTCCTATTTGAGACTACTTATTTTGTTTTACCCCTGTAAATCATGTCAAACTAGAATGAAAGTGTTTATCTATGTCTGATGTCGTTAATCTTGTTTCTAACTAACATCTGCTTACCTCTGTAGGCTGATCTCTGTTTTATCTGATTATTGTAAGCATTCATTCATTAATTAATTACCTAAACAATAATATATGCCAGAAACCATTATTTCACCAGACAACACTATGAATTGTGAGACAGATGCTTAACTGTCATCTCGAGTCTGAGAACAAAACCATCCTCGGGTATCAATTACTCTCATGACTGTTCTAGTGACAGTTCCATTTCTGTCTTGCTTCTTTGCTTGCTAGCAGCAGGCATCAGTGCAAGTCAGGGTGGTTCGTTTGCTAAATGCATGATGACTTTGTGCAGAATTATTGAATCCAAGGCAATCACTGAGCAATTGTTAGGTAGTAATTTGCAATGATTATGAGAAAATAACACATTTGGTTTATTTTAATATCTTAATTCCAAAACCAATTTAAATGTAATGCTTGCAGTAGTGCAGATAATTTATTGGTTTTGTGTGAAATTAGGCTACAAGTTCTAAAAGCAAAGCAGCCCTGAAATTGGAATACCGCTGGATTTTCATGCCAATATCTGTGGCAGAGTGGAGGGACTTGGGATTTAAAAATGATGGCAGGACCTgcttttccagattcctgcccTCATTCCTATCATGTGGGATTTTTAAATCATGCCCTTGGCTCCTCCATTTGTGGGGATGGGCATTTTAGACCCCTTGCTGTTTATAGGGATTCGGGCCCAATTTGGCAGGAAGCGTGTTTCATGGCACCTCAGAAGAGTTGTGAACCATGGGAAAAGCCTAGTCTGGAGTTGGGAACCTTTTGACAGGTAAATTTAAAAGGTGCTTCACATGTCATAATGTAATTGTGTATCATAAGTTTAAGTATATTTTAATGGACTTATTAATGATAGGAATTTGTTTAGAAAAAATAAATGGTCATTatattgaccagcattgtgaaaATTCATTAGAGTACTTTATCCAGTGCATTCAACAGTATTGATCAAGATTTTAATGTGTCAATTTCCCTGTGATTTAATATTTTCTTTGACAGTACAAACATCTATTAAAGACTTTTGAAGCAATGGAACAGATGGCCTATATGTTACATTACTTCAAAGGGTTTAATATATTCAGTTCTTGAGGCTTTGTTGACACAGTTATGCTTTGGAATCCTATTacaaatgcttggctgagctccaagcctCATTAATGGATTCAGCTCAACAGGGGTAGTTTACACAGATGTGCAATAGAATTCattatgaatgcatggctgagttCCAACCCCACTAATGAATTTAGTTCAGTAAAGGCTGTTGACATAGCTGTCAAGGCTTTGTTTTGATTGACAGTATAATGAGCAGTTAATAATGGTTGTTTGTTTATTTTATACAAATGGTGGAGGATttgtttggggggtggtggtgttaggGTGCCTTATGCTACTATTCAGAACTGAGATAATGTCCCAGTGAATGGAGATGTGTCTTCTAACCTGATTACCTCAACGttcgcctgtcattcctgcattGTGCCCGATTCCAACCCATTCCTACAACTCCACCATAAAAATAGTATAGGCAGGCACTGCCGGGTAGGAGGTGGGATCGCGAAACGGCCTGGCTTGCATTTCCTGCCTCGGATGAAATTCCAGGCCAAGTGGAAACTCCCAACTTCAGGGCTTTCATTCTAGCATCATATGAATTGGAGAAGCCATTTAACTGACTTATCCTCAATAATGTTTGGGAGATGGGTGTTGCAGATTTCCACTGCTCTTTTcttgaagaaatgcttcctgatatCAGCCTTGAGCTGTATGACTCTAATGTTTTCCCCCTTgatcatttcccccccccccaccccacccacacctacTTTCTCCACAGTTCCTTGCTGGTTGCCATTTAGTGTATAGTCTGATCTATCCTGGGTTCAATGTAGTCCAATTTTAAGCAATGGTTCCTGGTTTAACATGTTAAATTACATTTAATATTGACTTGGTGGTGTTAATGACATGGTCTTGTTAAACTTTCGACATCTGGAATTCAATGgttttgacaaaaaaaaaactcttgcagtTGGATTTTGGTAATAGAGATTTCATAATGCCTGTCGAAGAAGGACAACTGCAATCTTCAGATGAAGCGGGCTAGGGGCTAGAGCATAATCGGACCAAAAAATGCCAGCGTGATTCAAGTCATAATTGAAATAGAAAAATAAAGACGGAACAGAACTTACAagttaaaataatgaaaataattaCGCTTATTTTATTCATTTCTAAATGTTTTTTTATATTGCGTTAATATTACATTTGAGATATTTAAGCAGGATTTTTACTTTAATTATTAGGGTTTGCTTTAGTTTCACAGCATGAGAGGCATAACTCAAAACAACATTTCTTGACCCGTTTGTGCTAACGGTTAATCCAATTGTCTTACTCTATAATGACAGATAGCTGGATAGGGATCCGAAGGAAATGTCTTTAATTTTGAACTTCATGTATACTAGCAATGCTCTAGATTAATTAGTGCCCATTTAACAAGATGTTCATACATTCATCCATTGCTCCTCAAGTAAAAATTGTGAatatctgattttatttcagtttCTTCAATTGCGGAAAAGTAATCAAAATTAAAATGATCATTCTCAAGATTGGTGCTCAGTTTTTTGGAGGCCTCTTTGAGCTGTTTGCATCAGAACGAAAGCCTGGTTTGAAGAACATTCTGTGTCTTATTTCACTTTGTCTTCTTGTGGGACTCGGGGCCAGTGGCATCCTTTACCTGTGCTTGCGAGCATTACAGTCCAACTTTTTGGTGACTCTGGCATTGTGTGGTGCCTTTGCAGTCGTCATTCCTGGACCTTTGTTTCTTTCAAAGTATCTCAGATGCTTCGTTCTGATATTCCTTATTTCATGTGGAACACAACAAGGCCGCAATGCTCTGATAACAGCTGGCACCGGTGTGGTACTTTTTAATTGTGCCCAAAACAGTTTCCACAATTTAAGAGGATTGGTAGAAAGTTTAGAATGCAACATGGAGAACATGCTTCCATCCATCAGAAACCTTTTGACAAAATACATGCATGTTCTACATTGGATTCAGAAACAAATCAAGCACTTACCAACAAATAATTTCGTACAATTTGTAGATGATTTTAAGTTTATACACAAAATAGAAGATGGTGAGTTAAAAAGCAACCTCAATGCAACCAGAGTTAACTTGGAGATCTTGGCTAATTACATCATTTCAACATTGGGCACGTTTTCCCGAGTTTGTAAAAGTGCAATGTTCATAATGGGCATCTTACTGGTCCTAATATTCACTTGGTTCCATGTCAAAAGGTATTTAACCAACATAAAGTTTGAAAACATATATGTCACAAATCAGTTCCTGCAGTTtgatgagagacagaaagaacaaGGGAAGCCTCATCTGCTCCAACTAACCAGAGAAGAGAAGAAATATTTTATAAAGATCCCAGCATTCCGTTTATCAGAAAGGGAATGGAAAACTATGGCAAGATTCTGTGCTCCCATCTTCAGTAATGTATGTATTTGGACAATAATCATACTGCTGGATTACCTATTGTTCTGGCTTATTTCTTCAGTAAGATGTCACCTAGATCATCTGCCTCCAATTAACATTACCATGAATTTTGAATTTTCTGTAAGTATATatattttctttaaaataaaaatgcactATTGGTTAACATTTGCAAGTAAAATTTCATAGCAACActttataattaaaaaaaattcattcatgggatgtgggcattgctggctaagccagcatttattgcccacccctaactgcccttgagaaggtggtggtgagctgccttcttgaaccattgcattccatgtggtgtaggtacacccactgtgcaaTTCAGTGTGATGCTTTGGTGTGTGCTTCTTTTATGAAAGAGCTATCACTGGGGAAGAAAGGTTGAATGGGATTTTCTGATTCTGCATGTTCCATCAAAAGTGAGAGGAAAGGGGGAAGAAAaatcccagcaccaatcctttGAGAGCAGTACTCCAAGGAAGTAGGATAATGAAGGGTTGGTACAGTTTAAACACTGGTCACATTAGATTTATATAGCATTGCTTAAACTCAGCAGCATTAATCAAAAATAATTATAGCTGGAATGATATAGTTGAGGGGTTAAaggcagaatctatttggttaaaaCTACAGAATAATAAAAGGAACTATCATGCAACTGAGTACATATTTTAGGTCACGAAGAAGTGGGAAGGGGACAGTGAATCAAATTTGCAGGAAGCTTACAGAAAGATACAAGAATTCCAGGATAATGATAATGGGGGACTTAAATTATCCCAATAAGGACTGGAATAGTAACAGAATAAAGGGCAAAGAGGGGGTGGAATTCATGAAATGTATAAAGAAAATCTTCTTGATCACTGTTTCTAGCGCAATGAGAAGGGAACAATGTTGGATCTAGTTCTGGGAAACAAATGGGAAAAGTTGGGCATATTTCTGTTGGGAGTATTTTTGGAGAACAGTGCTGATAATATCATAGAAAAGCTCACTCCTCAAGCACCCtcaattcaaaaaaggcacaaggcttgaacatattggttttttttttttttgcagagaaTTGCATATGAATGTACATCATTTCTAGCAAACATAAATGAGCCATATTGCAAGCTTGGCAGATTATCTTAAATTGCTTGTTATTGTAACTATTAGCGCCCTCAGGTTTGCTCAGCaagattgttctccttaaagcaggGAACGATAAAGAGATTTGACAGGAGTGTTCAaagtcaaagggcagaattttacgcttggTGTGTGGGCGTCTGCCCGACATGCCAGAGTTTAAGATGACACGCAATaacattgggcatgcgtcccgacatcatcgcgcaatatttcattcggcaaGGGCTCACCGGAGTTGGGTGCGTgcccaccgataattgaaaggcctagtaaggccattaacaagctaattaaaatcaaatttacatcgcccgtccaaccttatggttggtgagcaggcgaaaaggccaagcagcctttacatttttaggaaacctcatccacaagcaggatgaggttttctaagGCAAATACATAATAAATAAAAACttcattttggaattaaaaacatgaaccatctcatgtgacagagtaacATGAAGGGacatctttttaaaatttttactgtctttattaatttttttaaaaagtgcttcaatttccctgaggcagctctgtgcctcagggagattgaagcgctgtttcatgtgcatgcgtgaaatGTGCACcaggcctgctctccctcctccccaggcCCACACAGATAGCTCTGAGCGCTGCCTCTCGCAATCCACGCAgagctggccttaattggcccacccgcatgaaGTCACAGTACGGAGCCAATCGCGAGCGGCAGTtggcttcccaactgctccctctgAGCCCGCCTgcagaagggttggtaaccagattTAACTTGCTTGGCAAAAGAAATATATAAGCAAAATAAAGACAACATGGGGAAACTTTGTTTTCTATAAACACATCATGTTGCTATGATCTGCACTGCCTCAAAGGTAGTAGAAACAAATTTACTTGGCTTTACAGGAGGAAAGACAAGGGgctgggactaattgaatagcattaacaaaaaaaaacctaATTTATTCCTATGGTCGCTTTCACGACCACAGCATCTCTCTCAGCAAAGGAAGTACTTTTTGATTgctttcactgttgtaatgtgaaaatgtggcagccaatttgtacaagggcaagttcccacaaacaacaataagaTTAataccagataatctgattttagcACTTTTGAACAAGGGATAAAAATTGGCAAGAGCAtcaggataacttccctgctctccttAGAAGTAGAGTCTGGAGATCTTTTACCTGAGAGACGAAGCTGGCCTTTGCTTAATGTTGTATCTGAAAGACATCAGTAAGAGtgtcagcacaggcacaatgggttgaACGTCCTTGCTCTCTGTATCATTCTACGGTGATAGAATGCTCCAGGCTTAGAATCTGTAACAGCAATTATCAATATAAGATCCTTGCTCATCACCAGACATGGTTGCTTTGCTGTCATTTGTTGGTGAAAGTCAGTGCTTTGGCCCCAAAAGACAAATGCATCATACCTTCTCCAACATCAATTTCAAAATAATTATGTCTACTTTTTCCTCAACCCTTTCTATTTGGTTTTGAGTTAAATTGTAGATTATGAAATAGGGATGCTGCCCAAAACCATCTAACCACAGTCTTAGTAATTGCCAAGGTCACCAAGAGCTCACATTTTTATGCATCCAGCACATTTTCGGCTTTTATGCGTGACATCTCCAGTTCAGGGGCATGAAAGGGGGATCTCACCGGCATGAGAGAAGTGTCAGATGAATAATTTAATAAGccttgaagtgtaatcattgctTTTTACACAAATGTGACAACAAATGTATAAAGGAAGATTCCTTTGTGGGAAGCCCTTTAAGATACTATTGCACATAGCACCTGATAACTCCAAGTAGACCGTGTATTCTAGGTATAGTCATTCATATGAACGattccttgaatttttctaaactGGTGGTATAGCTAAACATTTTTCAGTATGAACTAGCTCGCCAAGATGTACTTCTCGTAGGTCTACTTGTGGCGGTAAGGATGGTAGCCGGCTCCCAAAGCTGCCCGCAGCAATCGCAGCCCCAAAATGGAGACACCCTTGGAGGCATTAACTTAAAATAAAAGTTCAGATGGGCCAAGTGGTCAGGCCCCTTGGATGGGAGGGAAACGCCTCTGGCACAGCGTTTGGGCTGCCTGAGGCCTTTGCTGCTGGTGGCCCCCTGTTTGGGTGATGGAGCCTCTGACTGATGGCTGCTGAGCATCCTGCAGCCTCCATTAAGGTGGCAGCCTCCCCACATGGTGGTGGGCTGCTCTGCTGCCAGTAGACCCTCTAACTTGCTCCTAATTGGGGTATTATCTAAATTTTATCCCCAACTCTGTTCAGCGGGCAGCCAATCTGCATCCCCATCCACCTCCTGAGAAATTTCCCCGGTGACAGGAATGTGCCGGGGAGCCTTCCACACTCAGCTCCCTGCTAtttacccaccacccccaattCACCACTGCCTCTAATCCAGCTACCTGCTAGGGCAGGAAAAATTCTCCCTTAAATGTCTGATGGCCCAATGGCATTATCGGTGCAGCA from Carcharodon carcharias isolate sCarCar2 chromosome 6, sCarCar2.pri, whole genome shotgun sequence includes the following:
- the LOC121279180 gene encoding dendritic cell-specific transmembrane protein is translated as MIILKIGAQFFGGLFELFASERKPGLKNILCLISLCLLVGLGASGILYLCLRALQSNFLVTLALCGAFAVVIPGPLFLSKYLRCFVLIFLISCGTQQGRNALITAGTGVVLFNCAQNSFHNLRGLVESLECNMENMLPSIRNLLTKYMHVLHWIQKQIKHLPTNNFVQFVDDFKFIHKIEDGELKSNLNATRVNLEILANYIISTLGTFSRVCKSAMFIMGILLVLIFTWFHVKRYLTNIKFENIYVTNQFLQFDERQKEQGKPHLLQLTREEKKYFIKIPAFRLSEREWKTMARFCAPIFSNVCIWTIIILLDYLLFWLISSVRCHLDHLPPINITMNFEFSAETKFIDFPISTHESTETLSYETHLSKRVCIAQPTRSIEKIWIPLVALIAALLLLTLLSAKFTILKVLVLSSFYAEMEKRRIEFLHEKILQKRSWVKLMNKDEVVNFTANRVSFWFPIFRMKQRKNITDTLPEL